One stretch of Schlesneria sp. DSM 10557 DNA includes these proteins:
- a CDS encoding DUF1559 domain-containing protein: MSLRSELRRRAFTLIELLVVIAIIAVLIALLLPAVQQAREAARRTQCKNNLKQLGLAMHNYSDTYGGFPMGKNTTVSGVSATNLPAQARILPYIDQANLYALINFNVSGNNPLNVVAYNTNVSAYRCPSDPDSLPGVVGGRNNYYTNTGTSVLNGIPSQAVGGNGYGWPSHNGVIFQDSFIRFGDIIDGTSNTALMSERMLGDGSNGVSTPRTDTFQPGTYPENADEAWQLCHNFDVNDLSKQGKSNGGVPWLQPDHTTTYYYHIMVPNDLSCMFPPGRIATTANSRHVGGVHLLLCDGSVRFSSSNVDLQVWRGVGTRNGSEIASDF; encoded by the coding sequence ATGTCTCTTCGTTCTGAGCTGCGACGTCGGGCCTTTACTTTGATCGAGCTACTGGTCGTCATCGCAATTATTGCTGTTTTGATCGCGCTCTTACTTCCTGCCGTCCAACAGGCACGGGAAGCGGCCCGGCGCACACAATGCAAAAACAACCTCAAGCAACTCGGTCTTGCCATGCACAATTACAGTGACACCTATGGGGGCTTTCCGATGGGAAAGAACACGACCGTTTCGGGAGTCTCGGCAACAAACCTGCCCGCTCAGGCTCGTATTCTTCCTTACATCGATCAGGCCAATCTGTACGCCCTGATCAACTTCAATGTCTCAGGCAACAATCCTCTGAACGTTGTCGCCTACAACACGAACGTGTCGGCCTATCGTTGTCCATCGGATCCCGATTCGCTGCCCGGAGTCGTTGGAGGTCGAAACAACTACTATACCAACACCGGAACCAGCGTCTTGAATGGTATTCCGTCTCAAGCAGTTGGGGGCAACGGTTATGGATGGCCCTCACACAACGGGGTCATCTTCCAGGATAGTTTCATCCGATTTGGTGACATCATCGACGGCACAAGTAACACGGCACTGATGTCGGAACGCATGCTCGGAGACGGCAGCAACGGTGTCAGCACGCCACGGACAGACACCTTCCAGCCCGGAACCTATCCCGAAAACGCGGATGAAGCATGGCAGTTGTGTCATAACTTCGACGTAAACGACCTGTCCAAGCAAGGAAAGTCGAACGGTGGGGTCCCCTGGTTGCAACCAGACCACACGACGACCTATTACTATCACATCATGGTTCCCAACGACCTTTCATGTATGTTCCCACCCGGCCGCATCGCCACCACGGCGAACAGTCGGCACGTGGGGGGCGTTCATCTTCTGCTTTGCGACGGGTCGGTCCGGTTTTCTTCGTCGAACGTCGATCTGCAGGTGTGGCGAGGCGTTGGTACCCGGAATGGAAGCGAAATCGCTTCTGATTTCTAA
- a CDS encoding DUF1559 domain-containing protein — protein sequence MPRTTPKSRRIAFTLIELLVVIAIIAVLIALLLPAVQQAREAARRTQCKNNLKQLGLALHNYHGSHNCFPFGQENSGTAPRDNCWSAISQLLPYFDQANVYNMINFSTGVSDPVNAIPRAIELPGLRCPSDPQQNLSGQGGGTSYFANKGNGVIWTAPTGPNAAFPAQNGVMYFQSSVRMADITDGTSNTASFSERIMADGNNGMVSPVADVFFSPASPASADEAVEICHALDITNLANQFPLFMGAPWMNGQHTYLHTNVPNSRSCGFFLINRASMPPSSRHVGGVHLQLADGSVRFVTQNIDLALWRAIGSRNGGELVGDF from the coding sequence ATGCCACGTACAACTCCTAAATCACGGCGCATTGCCTTCACATTGATTGAACTGCTGGTGGTGATCGCCATTATTGCGGTCTTGATCGCACTCTTGTTGCCTGCGGTGCAACAAGCACGTGAGGCTGCCCGTCGGACGCAGTGTAAGAACAATCTCAAACAACTGGGTCTGGCCCTGCATAACTATCACGGCAGCCATAACTGCTTTCCCTTCGGTCAGGAAAACAGCGGGACCGCCCCCCGGGACAATTGCTGGTCGGCAATCAGCCAGCTCTTGCCCTACTTCGACCAGGCAAACGTCTACAACATGATTAACTTTTCCACAGGGGTCAGCGACCCTGTGAATGCGATTCCACGGGCGATCGAACTACCGGGATTGCGCTGTCCGAGCGACCCACAGCAGAATCTGAGCGGGCAGGGGGGAGGAACAAGCTACTTCGCCAACAAAGGGAACGGAGTCATCTGGACTGCGCCGACAGGACCGAATGCCGCTTTCCCCGCTCAGAACGGCGTCATGTATTTCCAAAGCTCCGTCCGCATGGCCGACATCACGGATGGCACCAGTAACACAGCCTCGTTCAGTGAACGCATCATGGCAGATGGGAATAATGGCATGGTCAGCCCTGTCGCGGACGTCTTCTTCAGCCCCGCCTCGCCCGCGAGTGCTGATGAGGCAGTTGAGATCTGTCACGCTCTCGACATCACCAATCTCGCCAATCAGTTTCCCCTGTTTATGGGGGCTCCGTGGATGAACGGACAGCATACCTACCTCCACACGAATGTCCCGAACTCCCGCTCGTGCGGCTTCTTTCTCATCAATCGGGCGAGTATGCCTCCCAGTAGCCGCCACGTCGGAGGCGTCCATCTTCAACTGGCTGACGGATCGGTCCGGTTTGTGACCCAGAATATCGACCTCGCACTCTGGAGAGCGATTGGGTCGAGAAACGGGGGTGAACTGGTGGGCGATTTCTAA
- a CDS encoding STAS domain-containing protein, producing MNHGHLPHETEEYYEAETAVLPRCGNELGGMLTATASETHTAVQSSTTHYFQDVIPELEIYHAGELTVLGFGGREIVDQLNFAQCSEEFMNLVRDYQCQTLALDMTGVRLIPSGLLGVLVTVHLQQIDIHLFNPSRDIREVLEITKLDRVWHLHEIDV from the coding sequence ATGAACCACGGTCATCTGCCCCATGAAACAGAGGAATATTACGAGGCGGAAACTGCCGTTTTACCGAGGTGCGGCAATGAGCTGGGAGGGATGCTCACTGCAACGGCATCCGAGACACACACAGCGGTCCAATCCTCCACGACTCACTATTTTCAAGATGTCATTCCTGAGCTGGAGATCTATCACGCGGGGGAATTGACCGTGCTGGGATTCGGTGGCCGCGAAATCGTGGACCAGCTGAACTTCGCTCAATGCTCCGAAGAATTCATGAATCTGGTCCGGGACTACCAATGCCAGACGCTGGCACTGGACATGACGGGAGTACGACTGATCCCCAGCGGGTTGCTCGGAGTCCTCGTCACGGTTCACCTCCAGCAGATCGATATTCATCTGTTTAATCCCTCCCGGGATATTCGCGAGGTGCTCGAGATCACCAAACTCGATCGAGTCTGGCACCTCCATGAGATCGACGTTTAA
- a CDS encoding deiodinase family protein produces the protein MKHLLAAISRSFVMASALTSATIFADDTIPSTPASSSTTLTDYKVGPELQKIPVEEIEKAYEGRTVPEAIRMYLAIVKGSRMGAGEGWFGPALSRHNWEWLVKHCGAESDTGITQEQFSGPPSWFARLDRNRDGKITAEDLNWSDRNPWVQQAYLINRLFRRIDPNGDGKLSREEWLAYYDQVSQGKDEITSEELRETWLAGLTSGFLPGDAPTPEILLKGLFTGEVGSLQEGPGLDEQAPEFALKTHDQSQTVRLSEVIGKKPVVLVFGNFTCGPFRSMYSGVEDIYHRFKDDAVFLGVYVREAHPTDGWKMESNATVGVSVAQPKSYSERTAVATQCHALLKPSIPLLVDEIEDPAGNAYSGMPARMYVIDTKGKVAYKSGRGPFGFKTGEMEQALIMTLLDQTSTETTARGGTRPTP, from the coding sequence ATGAAGCATCTGCTAGCAGCGATCTCCAGGAGTTTCGTGATGGCATCCGCACTGACATCAGCGACGATCTTTGCTGACGACACCATCCCCTCGACCCCAGCTTCTTCGTCAACCACGTTAACCGATTACAAAGTCGGTCCTGAACTTCAAAAGATTCCCGTCGAAGAGATTGAAAAGGCATACGAGGGGCGCACAGTCCCCGAAGCCATCCGGATGTATCTGGCCATCGTGAAAGGTTCCCGCATGGGAGCGGGAGAAGGATGGTTCGGTCCCGCACTGTCACGACACAACTGGGAATGGCTGGTAAAGCACTGCGGTGCGGAATCCGATACCGGGATCACTCAAGAACAGTTTTCCGGACCACCTTCCTGGTTCGCTCGACTCGACCGCAATCGCGATGGAAAGATCACCGCCGAAGATTTGAACTGGTCTGACCGTAACCCCTGGGTTCAGCAGGCCTATCTTATCAATCGCCTATTCAGGCGAATCGATCCGAATGGCGATGGAAAACTGTCACGTGAAGAGTGGCTGGCCTATTATGATCAGGTCTCACAGGGCAAAGACGAGATCACATCAGAAGAGCTGCGTGAGACGTGGCTCGCAGGGCTGACATCGGGATTCCTGCCGGGGGACGCCCCCACCCCTGAAATCCTTTTGAAAGGTCTTTTCACCGGAGAAGTCGGGTCACTGCAGGAAGGCCCTGGCCTCGATGAACAGGCTCCTGAATTTGCGTTGAAGACACATGATCAAAGTCAGACGGTCCGGCTCTCCGAGGTCATCGGCAAGAAACCGGTCGTACTCGTGTTCGGAAACTTTACCTGCGGACCGTTCCGCTCGATGTATTCCGGTGTCGAGGACATCTATCACCGTTTCAAAGACGATGCGGTCTTTCTTGGAGTCTACGTCCGCGAGGCTCATCCGACCGATGGCTGGAAGATGGAATCGAACGCCACCGTGGGTGTGAGTGTCGCTCAGCCGAAGTCCTATTCCGAGCGGACGGCGGTCGCGACACAGTGCCATGCCCTGCTGAAACCTTCAATCCCGCTGCTCGTGGATGAAATCGAGGATCCTGCAGGGAACGCTTACAGCGGGATGCCTGCGCGGATGTATGTGATCGATACGAAGGGCAAGGTCGCCTACAAGAGCGGTCGCGGCCCGTTCGGATTTAAGACCGGTGAGATGGAACAGGCCCTGATCATGACACTGCTGGACCAGACATCCACAGAGACAACTGCTCGAGGCGGTACTCGCCCCACCCCATAA
- a CDS encoding carboxymuconolactone decarboxylase family protein yields the protein MKRHSAQSSLLTKSMHFARNNMAHIRLPEGVPGIVGLLNQFPDSAQHLSGLAQSVLRGPSSLSEAEREVIASYVSAGNECRFCTSSHAAAARHLLSDRSEIVDAVIADLENAPVDAKLKALLTIAGKVRRDGRTVTPEDVHTARMAGADDKAIHDTVLIAAMFCMYNRYVDGLATLTPQDPELYREMGKRLATQGYVG from the coding sequence ATGAAACGGCACTCAGCGCAGTCGAGTTTGCTGACCAAGTCTATGCACTTTGCGAGAAACAATATGGCTCATATCCGTCTTCCTGAAGGGGTCCCCGGCATTGTCGGGCTCCTCAACCAGTTTCCCGATTCTGCTCAGCATCTGAGCGGACTGGCGCAGTCGGTCCTGCGTGGCCCCTCCTCGTTAAGTGAAGCGGAGAGGGAAGTCATCGCGTCGTACGTTTCAGCCGGGAATGAGTGCCGATTCTGTACGAGTTCCCATGCAGCGGCTGCGCGGCATTTACTGAGTGATCGGAGTGAGATCGTCGACGCCGTCATCGCAGACCTGGAGAACGCTCCCGTCGACGCGAAGCTCAAGGCCCTGTTAACCATCGCGGGCAAAGTTCGACGCGATGGTCGAACCGTGACCCCTGAAGATGTCCATACGGCGCGGATGGCGGGCGCCGATGACAAAGCGATTCATGACACCGTTCTGATTGCAGCCATGTTCTGCATGTACAACCGATACGTCGATGGCCTCGCCACCCTCACGCCCCAGGATCCTGAACTCTACAGGGAAATGGGGAAGCGATTGGCGACGCAGGGTTACGTCGGCTGA
- a CDS encoding PAS domain-containing sensor histidine kinase: MDSTQSPCDHQDLARDHVRLQTQYAEIALLAGGLAHEIRNPLSTIALNLDLLSEDLAAGDSPRERRILQKVIAVRKQCVNLERLLNDFLQFARVGALEQHPADLNAMVEEFIEFYQPQAKDLGIEISPHLAANLPQVNIDARLFRQVLNNLSRNAQQAMPRGGVLELQTYERDGRVILEIIDNGEGMSPETQAKMFDTFYSTKREGSGLGLPTVRKIVEVHGGTIHCDSEPHRGTRFSISLPIADKTE; encoded by the coding sequence ATGGATTCAACACAATCACCATGTGATCATCAGGACCTGGCTCGCGACCATGTGCGGTTGCAGACGCAGTACGCGGAAATCGCCTTGCTGGCAGGCGGGCTGGCTCACGAGATTCGAAACCCTCTTTCGACGATCGCACTCAATCTCGACCTGCTGTCAGAAGATCTCGCCGCCGGAGATTCACCGCGTGAGCGCAGGATCCTGCAGAAAGTCATCGCGGTCCGCAAGCAGTGCGTGAACCTCGAACGCCTTCTGAATGACTTTCTTCAGTTCGCCCGCGTCGGGGCTCTCGAACAACATCCGGCCGATCTGAATGCGATGGTCGAGGAATTCATCGAGTTCTATCAGCCACAGGCCAAAGACCTGGGGATCGAAATCAGTCCGCATCTGGCCGCGAACCTGCCGCAAGTCAACATTGACGCTCGCCTGTTTCGTCAGGTGTTGAACAATCTTTCCCGTAATGCACAGCAGGCCATGCCTCGCGGCGGCGTGCTGGAACTGCAGACGTACGAGCGGGACGGTCGGGTCATTCTGGAAATCATCGATAACGGCGAAGGGATGTCTCCCGAGACCCAGGCGAAAATGTTCGACACTTTCTACTCCACCAAGCGGGAAGGGAGTGGACTGGGATTACCGACCGTTCGGAAGATTGTCGAAGTCCACGGCGGAACCATTCATTGCGACAGCGAACCTCATCGTGGCACCCGATTCAGCATCAGCCTGCCAATCGCCGACAAAACGGAATGA